Proteins encoded within one genomic window of Setaria italica strain Yugu1 chromosome IV, Setaria_italica_v2.0, whole genome shotgun sequence:
- the LOC101775267 gene encoding auxin-responsive protein IAA23 has product MTTSSANSAASPAVSGLDYDETALTLALPGSSSDPAAAADRKRAHADHDKPPSPKARAVGWPPVRAYRRNALRDEAKLVKVAVDGAPYLRKVDLAAHDGYEGLLRALHGMFASCLGANGAGRLVDAATGAEYVPTYEDKDGDWMLVGDVPFKMFVDSCKRIRLMKSSEAVNLSPRTSSQ; this is encoded by the exons atgacgacgagctCAGCCAACTCCGCGGCGTCCCCGGCCGTGTCCGGcctcgactacgacgagactgcGCTCACCCTCGCCCTCCCGGGCTCCTcctccgaccccgccgccgccgccgaccgcaaGCGCGCCCACGCCGACCACGACAAGCCGCCCTCCCCAAA GGCGCGGGCGGTGGGGTGGCCGCCGGTGCGCGCGTACCGGCGCAACGCGCTGCGCGACGAGGCCAAGCTCGTCAAGGTGGCCGTCGACGGCGCGCCGTACCTGCGCAAGGTGGACCTGGCGGCGCACGACGGGTACGAGGGCCTGCTCCGCGCGCTGCACGGCATGTTCGCCTCATGCCTCGGCGCCAATGGGGCCGGGAGGCTCGTGGACGCCGCTACCGGTGCCGAGTACGTGCCCACCTACGAGGACAAGGACGGCGACTGGATGCTCGTCGGAGACGTCCCCTTCAA GATGTTCGTGGACTCGTGCAAGCGGATCCGTCTCATGAAGAGCTCCGAGGCTGTCAACCTAT CTCCAAGGACATCATCCCAATGA